Genomic DNA from Paenibacillus donghaensis:
GCCGGAGAACGACAACTATTCAGGAGAGGTGTTGATGAGATGGGAAGCGGCAAAGCACTGGCATTAGGAAGCTATACTGAAGTTAAATACCATCCGTTCAGCGGTGTGGACCATGAGCTGGAGCAGATTATGGCTCCGGAGCTGCAGGTGGATTGCTCGGAGGATTACAGCCTGCTGTCCAAGCAGACGCTGGCTGAATATGAATTGGTGATTGCCTACACCGAATTCTCCGATATTCCGCTGGCGCAAGAGCAGAGCGCAGCGCTGCTCTCCTATGTTGCAGAAGGCGGTGGGCTGCTTGCTGTACATAACGGCATCTCACTGCAGCGCAATCAGGAGCTGGGGCTGCTGCTGGGAGCCCATTTTACCCACCACCCCGAGTATACTGCTCTGCAGATCGGTATTCCCGCGCGGGAGCATCCCATTATGCAGGGGATTGATGATTTCGTAATTGAGGATGAGCCATATTATTTCGAGCGGACACCGCATTTCGAATCGACCATCCTGGCAGAATATCCGCATGACGGAGCGATGAGAGCTGCGGCCTGGTGCCATTCCTTCGGGTTGGGCCGTGTGGTGTATCTGATGCCGGGACATCATCTGCCCTCCTTCTCCTCCGAGCCTTTCCGCAAGATGATCCTTAGGGGCGGCATGTGGGCGGCAGGCAGGCTGTAGTCACACGACAGGCAGCAGGGAATGAAAACCTGCTGCCTGTCTATATATGAGGAAAGAGGGTTATTTATGATTTCGTTCTGGTGGCCACAGGCACGACTTCATTCTGCTGCAGTGCTTCCAACACCTCGGCGCGCAGCGCATCGGTGAAGGCATTCCAGGTTTTGCGGCCTATCTCCAGCTTTTCGCGGCCAATGGAATCAAGCGTTTCCAGCCATACCCGCTTATCGTTGATCAGGCCCAGCTGGTCCTGAATCTCCTGGAACATCTGCTCATGGGCATGAAACTTCTGGCTTAGAGCGAATGAGGCACTGCTGGCGGTATAGCGCAGCTCCTTCGCAGCAATCCGTAGCTGATGCAGTGCCTCGAAAGCTTCTCCCGATCCGCTGTCCTGTTCGCGGAAGATGGTCTTGCAGGTTTTTTTCTGCTGCTCAAATGCCACCTCCAGCTCCCGCATCACAACGTTGGCGTCTCTTTTGGATACCAGCGGCTCCAACTGCTCCCGTAGAAAAGTGTCCCACAGCCTATCCAGCTCTTTATTGACCAGTCTCGGCAGCTGCTCGGCGAGCTTCCTGCGGTAGATCTTGCGCTTATCCTTCTGGTGTTTAATGACAGCCTTCAGCAACCCGGCAACTTTCTTGCTGCCTTCCTGTTTCGCTGCTTGGCGCCTGTCCTTGAATGAGGCGATCAGCACGTCGGCATCTCTGACCTTGCCCAGTCGTTTTTGGGATTTTTTGAATACAGGATAGAGGCCTGAGGTGTGCTCCGGGTCCAGGATGGATAAAAGGGTCAGTAGCTTGCGGCTGTTAACCCGCGTCTGATGAATATCCTCCTCGTCGAATTTGTCGAGTGCCTTCTTGCTGTAATCGCGGAAATTGGCATACAGAATGACCAGCGCCTGCTCCCATTGTCTGGTTTTGCTTAACTGGCGGTCTTTGGTCTGCTGTTCGGTTGTCACACGGCATCACTCCTGAACGTTGGTTTGGGCACGCCATTTGTTCGTAACCTTATCGCTTGGGTAATCGTCTTATAAGACAAGGATAGCGTTATCATGACACGAATTCAAATTCTTGAACATAAGGAGCTGAAGGAATATGAGAACAAGAAATCTGGCACTGGCCTTGAGCTTAGGTGTGGTGCTTGCTGCAGGCGGAGGCGAAGGGGCATGGCTGGCTTCAGCGGCGGCAGCGCCGGCGGAAGGGACAACAGCAGCGGAGAGCCTGGCTGTTCCCAGGATTCTGGTCAACGGAAGCAGGCTGACTCTTGCGGCGAACCCTTATATCAAGCGAGGGCGGGTGATGGTTCCGCTGAGAGGCATGGCGGAAGGAATAGGGGCGAAAGTGCTCTGGGACGCAGCCACACGTACAGCAACCGTGAAGCGCGGCGACCATGAGGCGCGGATTACGGCGGGCAGCTCTGCGGCGCTGAAGAACGGCAGGCAGGCGGAGTTGGATGCGCCTGCCGAAGTGAAGCGGGGAGTCATGTATATACCGCTGCGGTTCTCGGCCGAAAGTCTGGGCGGCAGGGTGACCTGGAGTGCCAAGACGGCTTCGGCGGCCATCACCTTGCCGCTGGCCTCGGATACAGCCCGCGAGCTGATTAAGGAGCAGGCGGACAAGGCGGTGGCTGCGCTGAAGAGCGGCGATTGGGCAGCCATCGCCGGGATGAGCACCGCCCAGGGTATACGGTTCTCACCCTACGGGTACGTGGACCGCAATGACCGGGTGCTGAGCCGTGATCAGCTGGCTAATGCTGCACAGGACAAGGAAGCCTATGTGTGGGGCGCTTACGATGGCAGCGGGGAGGCGATCAAGCTTACTTTTGCCGAATATGCAGAGAAGTTTATCTACAGCTCTGACTTCGCAGCCGCACCGCAGATCGGTTACAATAAGACGATAGGTATGGGCAATACGCTGAACAATGTGCATCAGGTATACCCGGACGCCATTGTGGTGGAATATCATTATGACGGATTCGATCCGCAGTACGCCGGTATGGACTGGGAAAGTCTGCGGCTCGTGTTCCAGAAAGAAGGTAGTCAGTGGAGACTAGCGGGCATTATTCATGATCAGTGGACGATTTAATCCGGCAGGGACAAGGGCGGGGGCGCAGCTTCCTCCGCTGATGGCGGTCTTTGAGCATCTTCAGGTCGAAGAGGATCAGCTGTTGCAGGGCGGGCAAGAGCAGCTAATAGGTAGACAGTCTATGGATACGCAGTCTAATAAGGGTGAGGCTGGTGATGTGCTGATCCCGTTTGCCTTCGAGGAGATGCTCTGCCGGGATATCGGCAGCGGTCATGCCCCGCCGGCGCTGCATCTCTGGAGCCATCCGGCCGGGCTTGCGCTAGGCCTGCGCGACAGCAGACTGCCCGGCGCTGCCCGAGTGATGGCAAGCCTTACGCAGGAAGGCCTGCGCACGGCGGTCCGGCACTCCGGCGGCGCTGCGGTGCCGCTGGATGCCGGAGTGGTAAATGTCGCGCTGCTGCTGCCCAAGAGCCGCGGCAAGCTGGATTTCCACGACGATTTCCGGCTGCTGGCCGGATTAATCGCGGATGCGGTTGCCTTAAGCCATCCGCAGGCGGCGGCGAAGATTGAGGCATATGAGATTAAGGGCTCCTACTGCCCGGGCGACTTTGATCTGTCGATTGGCGGGCGTAAGTTCTGCGGCATTGCCCAGCGGCGGCAGAGCCAGGCCTTTTTTGTGCATGCCTTTGTGGTCGTCTCCGGCCTCGGAGCGCAGCGCGGAGAGCTGGTCCGCCGCTTCTATGCGGATGCTGCGGAAGGGGACGACTCGCTGGAGTATCCGCGGGTCATCCCGGAGACCATAGCCGCCCTCGGCGAGCTGGGCGGACCGGATTCCCCCGCAGCCTTCGCCGCGGGGGTCAAGACGGCCCTGGCCGGGCGGGGAGTGACCCTGCTCCCGCAGGAAGGCCTGCTGCAGGACACGGGATATGCGCTGAACTACAGCGATCCCCGTGTTCTGCAGGCTGCGCAGGTGCTGCGGGAGCGGTACGCCTGAGCCGCTTGGCGCGGCTCAGGCGTATTTGAGCTGATCAGGGGACGGGCAACGGTTGGAGGGGGTTATGGTGTTATCGAGTCCCCCAACCCCCCGTATGATGAGGAAGTTCGGAATATTGATTTAGTTGCAAAAGTGGTTACTACTTAGGTCCCCTAGCCCTCTTCGCTCGTAATCCTCGCTTCGATTTCAGACGGTTGCGGACTCAGGAGCCTCTATTTGCTGTACATAGGCCGTTTTGTAGGATTAACGGACCCAGGAGCCTCTATATCACAGAAAACCCTCGCTTTTGAGTCTGTTTTGACGACTTAGGGGCTATACGGTCCGTAAGACGTCAAAAGATCGCAGATAGGAGGAAATAGGGGCTATACGGTCCGCTAGAATGCAGGTTACCTAGTTCAAGGGCTTGGAGTCTCGCAGGGTCCTAAGTAGTAACCAAAAGTGCATCTAATTGGCGGATTTTTGGAATTTTGGAGGAAATAAGTGCGAAAAGGCATCTAATTTGGTCTTTTGAGCGCCATAGGAACAATTTACTCGGAATTAGTTGCAGAATCGCACTTAATCGACCATTGGCTCACGATCTGGCTGAAATTAGTTGCAGTTTCGCATCTATTTGCTCCAAACGTTCCACAGTAACCAGCTAATCCTCGCCGGGACCTAATAGTAATCGGATAGGACGGAGTTAGCGGTAGAAATTCCCCATGTTACATGTAACACCTGCGAACTAAGCGATGATCTTCGACTATGTCTCAGAATTCCCGCACAGGCATGCCTGCGAATGAAGGGAGAGGACTGTCATCCCAGACCTGAACCTCAATATAACGCTCCGGTCCGTGAGCGCCTGTACGGTTCCAGACCTGAGGCAGACCGAACTTTCGGATCACCGTTTCAATCTCGGCCGCTGTATACACCTGGCCACGATAGGGCTTCCCATCCTGGAGTCTCATTGTAGGAAACAAATCGCCATAGGTGAAGCTTATCGTATCCGGCTGGAAGGCCGTAAATGGAATCTGCAGCAGTCTGCCTTGCGGATACCATTCCAGCAGCCACGGGCAGCTGCCGAGCGTCATATAGTGGGGGAACTGCCGCACCGGGCGTCCCCCTTTAGCCACGAATAACTTCCGGGTGAGGGCTTCCAGTCCGCGCCGGACCTCGAGATAATCATCCCCACGTTTGCTGGCGAACCCTTTCTTCCGCAAGCGCAGCTCACTCTGCACCGTCTCTGCTTCTTCCACAGTCAGGTCGGACAGATTGCGGAACGGGCCCGTCGATGCATCATAATAATGATATAAATCCTCCATGATATTCAATACAGCTCCGGCCTCCTGTCGGAGAATACCGGAATTTGGCTGCGGATCTGCCGCACTTGCTTCAGATCAAGCTCCCCGCACAGGATGCTTGACCCTTCCGCCGCTTCACAGACAATCTCCCCCCAAGGATCAATGATCAGGGAATGGCCGGCAAAAACATTACTCGGGTCACTTCCGGACCGGTTGCAGGCAACGACATAACACTGGTTCTCGATCGCCCGGCTGATCAGCAAGGCGCGCCAATGGGAGAGGCGGGGCAGCGGCCACTCCGCGCTGATGAACAATACCTCCGCACCCAACGCCGTATGCGCACGCACCCATTCCGGAAACCGGATATCGTAGCAGATCAAGCCTGCGCATGGAGTGCCGTCGATTGTAAACAGCCCTTTGGCTTCTCCCGGCTGCAGGTATAGATGTTCATCCATCAGCCGGAACAGATGGAGCTTGCTGTAGTCACCGACAAGGCTGCCCTGGCGGTCGAACACAAGCATCCGATTCGTTATGCCGTCAGAGCGGCGGCTGGCTATAGAGCCGGCCACAATGTTGACCCCGTATTGCTTGGCCAGCCCGGACATCAGAAGCTGGGTATCCCGGACGTCGGGGTCGGCTATTTCGGTCAAGCGCTGCAGGTCATAACCGGTGGTCCACAGCTCAGGCAGGATGATGCAATCCGGTTTATCGGCGGCAGCCTGATGAATTAGTTGCTGGGCAGCAGCATAATTCGCCCCCGGATTGCCAAATGCTATATCGAACTGGATCAGAGATATGCGCATAGTTCGGCCTCCTTTATAAGATTCAGACTACAGGATGTCTCTCCGTAAAAGCAACATCGGAGTCTCGGACAGAAAGTTTATTATATTAGTTGACGGGTCAAGCATTTAGGTGTAATATAATTTTAGTAAATAAGATTTGACACAACTTAAATCGCGGAGGAGGTTTATTTTGACGGAACAACAGCCTGAAGAAGACCGTATCCTTGAACTGCTACAGGTATTGAACAAGGGCATCAGTCCTAAATTCGAGCGTTGTGCCGGCATTACTCCCACACGCTTTCGTGTTCTTCAAGAGCTCTTTCAGGTGGAGGAGATCAGCCAGATCGCCCTGCAGAAGCAGATCGAAATCGATGCGGCTGCCGTCACACGGCATCTTCGAGGACTGGAGGAGAGCGGGATGATATCCAGGCGCAATAATCCTGCTGACAACAGGGTCACTCTTGTCTCGCTTACAGAGCATGGCAGGGAACATATAGCTTCATACCGGCAGGAGAATAAAATTTTTATCAGCACCTTGCTAACGGGCTTCAATAGTCGGGAGCAGACTGTGCTTATAGATATGCTTGAGCGGCTTCAGCACAATATCGACCTGCTGTAATCCGCTTTACCAACACACCCATCATATTTTAAAGGAGAAATGAATCATGAATACTACAAAAAACAATAATTTCACAGACATTATTACCGGCCGCCGCTCCATCCGCAAATACGATCCGTCCGTCAAGATCAGCAAAGAGGAAATGACCGAGATTCTAACCGAAGCTACACTTGCTCCTTCTTCGGTCAATATGCAGCCATGGCGTTTCCTGGTGATTGACAGCCCGGAAGGCAAAGCCAAGCTGGCGCCTCTGGTGAAATTCAATCAACTGCAGAATGAAACCTCCGCAGCCATGATTGCCGTATTTGGAGATCTGAACAATTTCGATTATGCTGAAGAAATCTATGGAACAGCTGTGGAGCGCGGATTGATGCCGGCCGAGGTGAAGGAACGCCAGATGGGCGGATTGTCCAAACACTTCTCGACCTTGCCGCATGAAGTGAACAAGGATACCGTACTCATTGATGCCGGTCTGGTATCCATGCAGCTGATGCTTGCAGCCCGTGCCCATGGGTATGATACCAACCCTATCGGCGGTTATGACAAAGAGCAGATTGGAGAAATCTTCGGCATGGATAAAGAGCGTTACATCCCAGTTATGCTGCTGTCTATCGGCAAAGCGGCTGAAGAAGGCTATGCCTCCGTACGTCTGCCGATTGACCGAATCACCGAGTGGAAATAAGAGGAGGAACTAACAATGATCATTGTCCATGCAACAATGTATGTAAACCCGGAGCGCCGTACGCAGTTTATGGAAGAGGTTAAACCCATGATTGCAGCAACTCATGCAGAGGAAGGCAGCCTGTTCTATGAGCTGTACGAGCATGCCGATAAGGAAAATGTATTTATCATGGTGGAGACCTGGCGCGATTCCGAGGCGATTTCCGCCCACAATACCAGCAGCCATTTCACTGCCTTCGCAGGCAAAGCCAGTGAGTTCCTGACTGCGCCGCTTGAATTGAAGGTATTCAACGGTGAACAGGTTAACAAGTAATAAATAAATGAAATCATGCTTGAAATCGACAGCATTCCACAGGCCTGTGCGGCTTGGGGAATGCTGTTTGTTTTTGAGGGATATGAATGGGTACAAGCGGCAGAATTTGCGATGTTCAGGTATAATAGTCAAGATCCCAAGTAACCAATGAAGGCGGAGCAGGTCATGTATATAACAATTGTCAGACAGGGTTTGAAGAGCAATGAGGTGTATTTCACTGCAGGCTGTGGTGAGGGACGGGGCATCTGGCAGGGACCTCAGGCGGCAGCGGTGGGTGCTGAGAGCCAGGTGGAGTTTGAGCTGCCGGAGCTGCTGATGAGATGGGTGGATATAGTGCCGGTTCCGCCTGCTGCGCCTGCGATTCGTCTGGAGGGCGAACGGGTGGTGTTTACCGGCATACTGGAGAATATTGAAGAGGATGGTACCGGATTTCTGCGGCTGGGCCAGGATCTGCTGATGTTCGAATGTATGGGGGAACCGATGATGCTGGGCAGCTGTGTGGAGTTGAGCGCTTCAGAAGTGCGGATCTATCCCTTTATATCTTAAGTTCACGTTCTATAGTGTGTAATCCCGTTCGTTCTCTATTGGGGCGAATATGTGCTAAGATGGTAACAGTTTCAGAAGTAAAGCAATAAGGAGCAAACGTGTGATGAACAGCGATATCCAGCAATTCAAAACTGAATTCTTCAAAGCGCTCGCCCATCCAATGCGAATCCGTATTCTGGAACTTCTCAGCGAGGGCGAGAAGAATGTAAATGAGCTGCAGGCCATTCTTGGCTCCGAGGGCTCTGCCGTATCCCAGCAGCTGGCGGTTCTGCGTGCCAAAAATGTTGTAGCCAGCACCAAGGAAGGCACCACGGTAATTTACTCTCTGCGCGACCCCCTGATCAAAGACCTCCTGGCTGTAGCCAAGCAAATTTTCGATAACCATCTGGTAAATGCCATTTCCATGCTGGAGGGCATCCGCGGCGAGTAGAAACGGGCGGTGTCCAGGCATTTTTACGTTGACAATAAGGGAAGTCAGGAGTAATGTTTCTCTTATATTCAAATAATCAGATATTTAGAGAAAAGAAGGTTAAATCATGACAGGGCGCGGCCGTTTCAAAGGCTACAATCTTGCCTCTTTGCGCAAGGATATTATTTCAGGGACAATCGTCGGCGTTATTGCCATCCCACTTGGGATGGCATTTGCTATTGCTTCCGGTGTGAAACCGGAATATGGAATTTACACTACTATCGTTGCCGGTATTCTAATCTCGTTGTTCGGCGGTTCCCGCTTCCAGATCGGCGGCCCAACAGGGGCATTCATTCCGATTCTGTTCGCCATTGGCATGGAGTACGGTTATGAGAATCTGTTGATTGCCGGGATGATGGCAGGTGTAATTCTTGTCATTATGGGCTTGCTGAAGCTGGGTGTGCTGATCAAATTTATCCCAAGGCCGGTAACGATAGGCTTCACTGCAGGAATTGCAGTTATTATCTTCAGCGGGCAAATTGCCAACTTTCTCGGACTAAGGGACATGGAGCGGCATGAGAGCTTTGTGGACAATATGAAAGAGATCGGTCTTCATCTGTCGACGATTAACGGCTACAGCATTCTGACGGCAGGCATCTGCCTGGCTGTGGTGATGTTAACGATCCGGTTTGCCCCCAAGGTGCCCGGGTCACTGGTCGGTTTGCTCTGTGCAACGGTCATGGCGGTCCTCTTCTTCAGCGGCAAAGTAACAACCATTGGCTCGGCTTATGGAGATATTCCCGGTACGCTGCCAAGCTTCCATATTCCGGTGATTACATGGGAACGTATCCGGCTGCTCATTCGGCCGGCATTTGTCATTGCCCTGCTGGGCGCCATTGAATCCCTGCTCTCGGCCGTGGTAGCAGACGGCATGACCAGCACCCGCCACAACAGCAACCGGGAGTTGATCGGCCAAGGGATTGCTAACATCGCTGCACCGCTGTTCGGCGGCATTCCTGCCACCGGCGCGATTGCCAGAACAGCTACCAACATCAAGAACGGAGCTGTATCTCCGGTGTCGGGTGTCGTTCATGGCGTAGTGGTATTTCTGATTCTGCTCCTGTTCGCTCCGTATGCTTCCAATATTCCGCTCGCAGCCATGGCACCGATATTGATGGTGGTAGCCTGGAACATGAGCGAACGCAAGGCATTCCTGCATCTGTTGAAGACCCGGACCGGGGACTCGCTGGTGCTGTGCATTACGTTCCTGCTGACCGTATTTGCCGATCTGACACTGGCGGTTGAAGTAGGGCTGGTGCTGGCGGTCGTCCTGTTTGTCAAAAGGATGGGTGAGGTCCACCTGGTATCGAAGGTGCTTCCCGATCCGTCATCGGTCAAGGTAGAAGCGCATATGGTGACGGAGAATCATGACTGTCCGCAGATAGGAATCTATAATGTGGAGGGTCCGCTGTTCTTCGGCGCAGCCTACCGTTTTGAGAATACCATGCCGGGCTTCGGACCGCAGCAGCCCAAGATTATCCTGATGCGCATGGGCAAGGTGCCGTTTATGGACACTACCGGCGAGTCCAATCTGGCGGAGCTGGTGAAGCAGCTGCAGCAGGGCGGAGGCAAGCTGCTGATCTCAAGCATCCAGCCGCAGGCGCTGGAGCTGCTGAAGAAGACCGGGCTGTACGATACCATCGGCGCAGCCCAGTTCTTCGAGCATACCGGTGAAGCAATCAATGCTGCACTGGGAAGCATCGATTGCGGCAAATGCATCGGCTGCAGCCACGCCGCCTTCAGGGAGTGCGCCGCCTTGTCCGCGATGGACACGGCTTCCGCACCGCGCGGGCATAAGCCGCGCGTACTGCCCGGCGTGGCCCGTGAATTAAGCGGCGGCATCTGAGCCGTAGCCAAGATAGAATGTAACAGAGGCCCCCAGACGCGCTCAGCGTCGGGGGCCTCTGTTTGTATTAGTTGGCAGGCTCGCGATCCTGCAGTCGCAATACGTCAAGTTTCCCGCAGCGCCCCCGCTCCTGTCGACGAGCCATAGGTTGTTACTCGGCATGTCTGCCGCTTTCGCCGGGGTTCGGAATACAGCGCGCTTACATGGCATAAATAGCTACTTCATTGGCCTAGATCACTTGGCATAAATCACTCCCGAAATGGTTACTACTTAGTCCCAGCGGGGATTTCGAATGTTACCTGGAACGTTCGGAGCAAATAGATGCGAAACTGCAACTAATTTCAACGAAATCCTGCGCTAGCGGATGATTAAGTGCGAAACTGCAACTAATTTCGAGTAAATCAAGCTTATTTGGCTCGGAAGCCCAAATTAGATGCCTTTTTGCACTTATTTCCTCTAAAACACAAAAAATCCGCCAATTAGATGCACTTTCGCAACTAAATCATAGTCCAGCTGATGAAGCCACCACGGAGTTAAGTTCGCGATGCTTCACATGATCGTTCTCCTCATCCCAAGGCCTAATAGTAACTCGAAAGGTACTCATTTTGCGCCAATAGCCACGCCTCAGTCCGCATAAGCACCCAAACGCCCAAATAGCCACGCCTCAGTCCGCATAAGCACCCAAACGCCCAAATAGCCACGCCTCAGTCCGCATAAGCACCAAACGCCCAAATAGCCACGCCTAAGTCCCGCATAAGCACCAAACGCCATATAGCCACTCCTCAGTCTGCATAAACATAAAACCGGGAGGTAGCCTATATTAGATTCCTCCGTCCACCACATGGACTATCTCCAGCCAAATTTGTACAATGAAGAGTATATGCCCCATCATCTCTAATCCTTAAGGAGTAAACTAACCGATGAGAGAGTTGAATTATCCGAAGGTATTTATACTGCTAGCCCTTTTGTCTGGCGCTACCCTTGGCGTATACCGGATGGTATCGCTGCAAACCGACAGCTTCTTTGCCTTTCTGCTCTGGAATCTGTTCCTGGCGTGGGTTCCGTTTCTGTTCTCCATGTCAGCCTATGAGCTGGATAAGCGCAGAATCCTAGGCCTGCTGTTGCTTCCGCTCGGTGTGGCCTGGCTGCTGTTCTTCCCCAATGCTCCCTATATTATGACTGACCTGGTGCATCTGACGGTAAGAAAGGGTAAATATATCGTAGACGGAGAGATCGTCAGCCGGTATTGGTATGATCTGGTTACGCTGCTGCTCTTCACCTGGAGCGCCTGGCTGACCGGGTTCTTCTCCTTATACCAGTTCCAGACCGTAATCTACCGCAGAACCAGCCTGCTGCTGTCCTGGGTATTCGTACTGGCCGCCTGCCTGCTGGGCGGATATGGTGTGCTGCTGGGCCGCGTATACCGGCTGAACAGCTGGGATGTGCTGACCGACCGGCAGCAATTGATTCAGCTGGTACTGGACAGCCTTAACCGGCAGTCGGTGTTTTTCAGCCTGTTTGTGGCATTTGTGCTGCTGGTTATCTATGCTACGCTGTACTGCCTGCTGAATGTACTCGGTAAAGGAGAGCAGCGGGTAACCGGTGGACGGCGCTTCTAGGCTGGGCCATTCGGTCCACTTCCCGGTTCGTCGTCTATGTCCAGTTCAGGGTGGTGCTGGTAATGCTCCAGATCAATTAAGCCCAAGGCATTCATAACGATCCCTTCGCCCAGCAAATACAGCAACTGCTGTGAGTGGGCTTCGTCCTCTGTCAGCGAAATGGCCCCTTTGGCATTAACTACACGGTGCCAGGGCAGCTTGTAGCTGCGGCTCATGGAATGAAGGATGCGGACGACCTGCCTGGCAGCGCGCGGACTTCCTGCAGCACGGGCAATCCCTCCGTAAGTCATCACTTTCCCCTCCGGAATGGACTGGATAATACGGATTACTTTCTCTGTGAATGGTGTCATACGGGACTCCTTATCTATGGGAACCGACTTTATAAACAGCATAATCGTTCAAGAAGCCAAAGACAATAACAGAGGATGTGTACAGTATGGGGATGATTCAACCAGGTTATGACAGGATAGAGCTGAAGCCTGATTCACCGAGGGGGCTGGGCGGGTGGATGATTCTGGTGCAGCTGGGGCTGTATGTTTCGATAGCCCGTTTGGTATCCTTAATTATCAATTACGTCATTCCCGCTTTTCAGCCGGAGATATGGGATGTGCTGACCACTCCGGGCAGTGCGGCCTATGATCCGCTCTGGAAGCCGGCGCTGATCTTCGAAGCTGCAGCCAATATTTTTTTCCTGTTGGGCGCGGTATTTCTGCTGGTGCTGATGTACAGGAAGAAAGCGACCTTTCCGCGCTGGATGATTTTCTATTATGCCGGTAATTTGCTGGTGCTGATTATTGACTATGTACTGATGGACAATATTCAGATTCTGAAGGACATGAATGAACCGAACTCCACCCAGGAAATTGCCCGAATGCTGGTTTCCTGCATCATCTGGATTCCTTATATGATCCGATCGAGACGAGTGCATAACACTTTTATTAATTAGGTAAAAAATCAGTAAATATTCAGAAGCCGCTTCCCGGTCCAGGGAAGCGGCTATTGCTGTTCACCCAGGAGAAAGCAGGGAACCTAAGCACCTATTAGGCGCATAGGAGTATCGCAAGCTGGGGATAATTTCAAGGAAAGCCAACGCTGACAGGAGTGACTGCTATGGAGAACCAACCACCTGAAGGCAACACCCCCCGTCCGGAAATGAATATAGAAACGGGCCGGATGCTAAGTAAGTCTATGGATGAAACCATTGAACAGCTCAAAGAACGTTTTCATAACGACGGTACGTTCAGAATCAGAGTCATAGAGAATAAATGGTGGAGCCAGCTTCGGTTCGGCTTGATTTATATTGATGGGATGATTGACAGAGAGCTGATCCAGGAAGGCATCATTCAGCCACTGAGTTCGTTCGAATTCACAGAGGA
This window encodes:
- a CDS encoding carbon-nitrogen family hydrolase — its product is MRISLIQFDIAFGNPGANYAAAQQLIHQAAADKPDCIILPELWTTGYDLQRLTEIADPDVRDTQLLMSGLAKQYGVNIVAGSIASRRSDGITNRMLVFDRQGSLVGDYSKLHLFRLMDEHLYLQPGEAKGLFTIDGTPCAGLICYDIRFPEWVRAHTALGAEVLFISAEWPLPRLSHWRALLISRAIENQCYVVACNRSGSDPSNVFAGHSLIIDPWGEIVCEAAEGSSILCGELDLKQVRQIRSQIPVFSDRRPELY
- a CDS encoding copper amine oxidase N-terminal domain-containing protein codes for the protein MRTRNLALALSLGVVLAAGGGEGAWLASAAAAPAEGTTAAESLAVPRILVNGSRLTLAANPYIKRGRVMVPLRGMAEGIGAKVLWDAATRTATVKRGDHEARITAGSSAALKNGRQAELDAPAEVKRGVMYIPLRFSAESLGGRVTWSAKTASAAITLPLASDTARELIKEQADKAVAALKSGDWAAIAGMSTAQGIRFSPYGYVDRNDRVLSRDQLANAAQDKEAYVWGAYDGSGEAIKLTFAEYAEKFIYSSDFAAAPQIGYNKTIGMGNTLNNVHQVYPDAIVVEYHYDGFDPQYAGMDWESLRLVFQKEGSQWRLAGIIHDQWTI
- a CDS encoding ThuA domain-containing protein — protein: MGSGKALALGSYTEVKYHPFSGVDHELEQIMAPELQVDCSEDYSLLSKQTLAEYELVIAYTEFSDIPLAQEQSAALLSYVAEGGGLLAVHNGISLQRNQELGLLLGAHFTHHPEYTALQIGIPAREHPIMQGIDDFVIEDEPYYFERTPHFESTILAEYPHDGAMRAAAWCHSFGLGRVVYLMPGHHLPSFSSEPFRKMILRGGMWAAGRL
- a CDS encoding nitroreductase family protein, with product MNTTKNNNFTDIITGRRSIRKYDPSVKISKEEMTEILTEATLAPSSVNMQPWRFLVIDSPEGKAKLAPLVKFNQLQNETSAAMIAVFGDLNNFDYAEEIYGTAVERGLMPAEVKERQMGGLSKHFSTLPHEVNKDTVLIDAGLVSMQLMLAARAHGYDTNPIGGYDKEQIGEIFGMDKERYIPVMLLSIGKAAEEGYASVRLPIDRITEWK
- a CDS encoding ArsR/SmtB family transcription factor — encoded protein: MNSDIQQFKTEFFKALAHPMRIRILELLSEGEKNVNELQAILGSEGSAVSQQLAVLRAKNVVASTKEGTTVIYSLRDPLIKDLLAVAKQIFDNHLVNAISMLEGIRGE
- a CDS encoding MarR family winged helix-turn-helix transcriptional regulator; protein product: MTEQQPEEDRILELLQVLNKGISPKFERCAGITPTRFRVLQELFQVEEISQIALQKQIEIDAAAVTRHLRGLEESGMISRRNNPADNRVTLVSLTEHGREHIASYRQENKIFISTLLTGFNSREQTVLIDMLERLQHNIDLL
- a CDS encoding putative quinol monooxygenase, whose product is MIIVHATMYVNPERRTQFMEEVKPMIAATHAEEGSLFYELYEHADKENVFIMVETWRDSEAISAHNTSSHFTAFAGKASEFLTAPLELKVFNGEQVNK
- a CDS encoding CHAD domain-containing protein; the protein is MTTEQQTKDRQLSKTRQWEQALVILYANFRDYSKKALDKFDEEDIHQTRVNSRKLLTLLSILDPEHTSGLYPVFKKSQKRLGKVRDADVLIASFKDRRQAAKQEGSKKVAGLLKAVIKHQKDKRKIYRRKLAEQLPRLVNKELDRLWDTFLREQLEPLVSKRDANVVMRELEVAFEQQKKTCKTIFREQDSGSGEAFEALHQLRIAAKELRYTASSASFALSQKFHAHEQMFQEIQDQLGLINDKRVWLETLDSIGREKLEIGRKTWNAFTDALRAEVLEALQQNEVVPVATRTKS
- a CDS encoding lipoate--protein ligase family protein, with the translated sequence MISGRFNPAGTRAGAQLPPLMAVFEHLQVEEDQLLQGGQEQLIGRQSMDTQSNKGEAGDVLIPFAFEEMLCRDIGSGHAPPALHLWSHPAGLALGLRDSRLPGAARVMASLTQEGLRTAVRHSGGAAVPLDAGVVNVALLLPKSRGKLDFHDDFRLLAGLIADAVALSHPQAAAKIEAYEIKGSYCPGDFDLSIGGRKFCGIAQRRQSQAFFVHAFVVVSGLGAQRGELVRRFYADAAEGDDSLEYPRVIPETIAALGELGGPDSPAAFAAGVKTALAGRGVTLLPQEGLLQDTGYALNYSDPRVLQAAQVLRERYA